One stretch of Priestia megaterium DNA includes these proteins:
- the gdh gene encoding glucose 1-dehydrogenase, whose amino-acid sequence MYTDLKDKVVVITGGSTGLGRAMAVRFGQEEAKVVINYYNNEEEALDAKKEVEEAGGQAIIVQGDVTKEEDVVNLVQTAIKEFGTLDVMINNAGVENPVPSHELSLDNWNKVIDTNLTGAFLGSREAIKYFVENDIKGNVINMSSVHEMIPWPLFVHYAASKGGMKLMTETLALEYAPKGIRVNNIGPGAMNTPINAEKFADPEQRADVESMIPMGYIGKPEEVAAVAAFLASSQASYVTGITLFADGGMTKYPSFQAGRG is encoded by the coding sequence AGGTTTAGGACGCGCAATGGCTGTTCGTTTCGGTCAAGAAGAAGCAAAAGTTGTTATTAACTATTACAACAATGAAGAAGAAGCTTTAGATGCGAAAAAAGAAGTAGAAGAAGCAGGCGGACAAGCAATCATCGTTCAAGGCGACGTAACAAAAGAGGAAGACGTTGTAAATCTTGTTCAAACAGCTATTAAAGAATTTGGTACATTAGACGTAATGATTAACAACGCTGGTGTTGAAAACCCAGTTCCTTCTCATGAGCTATCTCTAGATAACTGGAACAAAGTTATTGATACAAACTTAACAGGTGCATTCTTAGGAAGCCGTGAAGCAATTAAATATTTCGTTGAAAACGACATTAAAGGAAATGTTATCAACATGTCTAGCGTTCACGAAATGATTCCTTGGCCATTATTTGTTCACTACGCAGCAAGTAAAGGCGGTATGAAACTAATGACGGAAACATTGGCTCTTGAATATGCGCCAAAAGGTATCCGCGTAAATAACATTGGACCAGGTGCGATGAACACACCAATTAACGCAGAGAAATTTGCAGATCCAGAACAACGTGCAGACGTAGAAAGCATGATTCCAATGGGTTACATCGGTAAACCAGAAGAAGTAGCAGCAGTTGCAGCATTCTTAGCATCATCACAAGCAAGCTATGTAACAGGTATTACATTATTTGCTGATGGTGGTATGACGAAATACCCTTCTTTCCAAGCAGGAAGAGGCTAA
- a CDS encoding bile acid:sodium symporter family protein, whose amino-acid sequence MKTIEKISTFAGKTFTLWVILISVIAYSFPEHFVWIGKYIVPLLGIVMFGMGLTLSASDFSEVFRRPKEVALGVVGHFIIMPLLAFGLAIGLDLPKEIAVGVILVGCCPSGTSSNVMVFLARGNVALAVAIASVSTILAPIVTPLLILLFASKWVDIDIMSLIISIIQVVIIPLALGFTIKKFFGKAAEASSKALPLVSVVAIVLIVSAVVAGSQAQLAKTGGIIFAVVVLHNILGFTIGFFFARLCGMDLAKQKAVAMEVGMQNSGLGVTIASTHFSPLAAVPSAIFSVWHNISGSVLAFIFSKLKDKNQPSSNKNMAG is encoded by the coding sequence ATGAAAACAATAGAGAAAATCAGTACATTTGCAGGAAAAACATTTACGCTTTGGGTTATTTTAATTTCCGTTATTGCTTACTCATTCCCAGAGCACTTTGTATGGATTGGAAAGTACATCGTTCCGCTCTTAGGAATTGTCATGTTTGGAATGGGATTAACGCTGTCAGCGTCTGATTTCAGCGAAGTATTTCGAAGACCGAAAGAAGTAGCACTAGGCGTGGTGGGACATTTTATCATTATGCCGCTTCTCGCATTCGGTTTGGCGATTGGCTTAGATTTACCAAAAGAAATAGCAGTGGGCGTTATTTTAGTAGGCTGTTGTCCAAGCGGCACATCATCAAACGTAATGGTCTTTTTGGCTCGAGGAAACGTTGCGCTCGCAGTTGCTATCGCTTCTGTTTCAACCATTTTAGCACCGATTGTTACACCGCTTCTCATTTTATTATTTGCAAGCAAGTGGGTCGATATTGATATCATGTCTCTTATTATTTCCATTATACAAGTTGTCATCATTCCGCTTGCTCTTGGATTTACGATCAAAAAGTTTTTTGGAAAAGCTGCAGAAGCAAGTTCCAAAGCCCTTCCCCTTGTTTCAGTAGTCGCGATTGTCTTGATTGTATCCGCCGTTGTGGCAGGAAGCCAAGCACAGCTTGCTAAAACAGGCGGTATCATTTTTGCCGTAGTTGTTCTTCACAACATTCTTGGTTTCACAATCGGCTTCTTCTTTGCCCGCTTATGCGGAATGGATCTAGCCAAACAAAAAGCAGTGGCAATGGAAGTTGGCATGCAAAACTCAGGGCTCGGCGTCACTATCGCTTCCACTCACTTTTCGCCACTAGCCGCTGTCCCAAGCGCCATCTTCAGCGTCTGGCACAACATCTCAGGCTCAGTGCTGGCCTTTATCTTCAGCAAACTAAAAGACAAAAACCAGCCCTCTTCTAACAAAAATATGGCTGGCTAA
- a CDS encoding DUF3311 domain-containing protein, whose translation MKFIYILSVLPFVGILGFLPFVNRVTPFVLGMPFNMFWMVIWVVLTSIILGVMYKLDPRNREGEEE comes from the coding sequence ATGAAATTTATCTATATTTTGTCTGTCCTTCCGTTCGTAGGCATATTAGGATTTCTTCCTTTTGTTAATCGAGTGACTCCGTTTGTTCTCGGTATGCCGTTCAATATGTTTTGGATGGTGATATGGGTGGTGCTTACGTCCATTATTTTAGGGGTTATGTACAAGCTTGATCCCAGAAATCGGGAAGGGGAAGAAGAATGA
- a CDS encoding sodium:solute symporter family protein — protein MNSALIIILLFLVAAIFLGIRSTKGKDMNLEQWTVGGRGFGAILVFVLMAGEIYTTFSFLGGSGWAYGKGAPALYVLIYISLSYVLSYWLLPVIWKYARDHKLVSQPDFFVSKYKSPYLGVLVAAVGVIAVIPVIVVQLKGLGIIVSQASYGAISMPAAIWMGAISLTLYVMISGIHGSAWTAVIKDIMMLAVIGFLGIYLPFHYYGGYGPMFEAVNTAKPGFLKFPEQGLSVSWFISTVILLVLGFYMWPQVFSSSYTAKNAKVFRKNAIISPLYTLMLLFVFFVGFAAILKVPGLSGGDVDLALLRISIQTFDPWFIGIIGGAGLLTALVPGSMLLMSASTLLAKNIYKPFAPQASEARIALLAKSFVPIVALISVYFTLNGGTTLSTIILMGYSLMTQLFPSLLFSLRKNNFVTKQGAAWGIVAGIIVVAYITISGSTIGTLFPSLPQQMKDINVGFIALLVNFIVMWGVSMLTKKNSVSA, from the coding sequence ATGAATAGTGCACTTATTATTATTTTACTATTTTTAGTGGCAGCTATTTTTCTTGGCATACGATCAACCAAAGGCAAAGATATGAACTTGGAGCAGTGGACGGTAGGCGGACGCGGTTTCGGGGCTATTTTAGTGTTTGTGCTGATGGCCGGAGAAATCTATACAACGTTTTCGTTTCTAGGCGGAAGCGGATGGGCTTATGGCAAAGGAGCTCCTGCACTTTATGTCTTAATTTATATTAGCTTATCATATGTCTTATCATACTGGCTTCTTCCTGTTATTTGGAAGTATGCAAGAGATCATAAGCTCGTTTCGCAGCCTGATTTTTTTGTAAGCAAATATAAAAGCCCTTACCTTGGTGTGCTTGTAGCTGCTGTAGGAGTGATTGCCGTCATTCCTGTTATTGTTGTGCAGTTAAAAGGATTGGGGATTATTGTATCACAAGCATCCTACGGCGCCATTTCGATGCCGGCAGCCATTTGGATGGGAGCTATCAGTTTAACGCTGTATGTTATGATATCCGGTATCCACGGTTCTGCATGGACGGCCGTTATTAAAGACATTATGATGCTTGCTGTGATTGGATTTTTAGGCATTTATTTGCCTTTTCATTATTACGGAGGATACGGTCCGATGTTTGAAGCGGTGAATACAGCGAAGCCAGGGTTTTTAAAGTTTCCTGAGCAAGGATTAAGCGTCTCATGGTTTATTTCGACCGTTATTTTACTAGTACTTGGTTTTTATATGTGGCCGCAGGTGTTTAGTTCAAGTTATACAGCGAAAAATGCAAAGGTATTTCGTAAAAATGCAATCATTAGTCCTCTTTATACGCTGATGCTGCTCTTTGTATTTTTTGTTGGATTTGCAGCTATTTTAAAAGTTCCTGGTTTAAGCGGAGGAGACGTGGATCTTGCGCTATTACGGATCTCAATCCAAACCTTTGATCCTTGGTTTATTGGAATTATAGGAGGGGCCGGTTTGCTGACAGCGCTTGTGCCGGGGTCGATGCTGTTAATGAGTGCGTCAACGCTGCTGGCTAAAAACATATACAAACCGTTTGCGCCTCAAGCAAGCGAAGCGCGTATTGCTCTTTTAGCGAAAAGCTTTGTACCAATCGTGGCTCTCATTTCCGTTTACTTTACGCTAAACGGAGGAACGACGCTGTCAACGATTATTTTAATGGGCTATAGTCTGATGACACAGCTGTTTCCATCACTGCTTTTCAGTTTGAGGAAAAATAATTTTGTAACGAAACAAGGAGCAGCGTGGGGGATTGTTGCTGGAATTATTGTAGTGGCCTATATTACAATCAGCGGATCTACTATTGGTACATTATTTCCGTCACTGCCTCAGCAAATGAAGGATATCAATGTCGGATTTATTGCGCTGCTTGTCAACTTTATAGTAATGTGGGGAGTCAGTATGCTCACGAAGAAAAATAGCGTTTCTGCATAA
- a CDS encoding sensor histidine kinase has product MKVDTVVKKDVLLILVMIVVVPLAGELKYYPFHDTYRVSFAVPIFFFSLLLLRKVSPVIPGILVASAIVGFRMYLDWYNYESFDFLHSLQIRCSAGIYYLVYAIAFSWFKINDFHSKPWIIGIWSIIIETVSGGMELFFMYVMVHHHIVFPEFMQIFIVGVFRSFFVLCLFSMIKLYEGQLRERQISQKNDQLLVVLSNLYEESIHLKKTLQDAERITKKSYDLYEELHEADIHQLTSLHDFSQKALQIAGEVHDIKKDNQRISAGLSKVITKEEFSEYMEIESLLQIVMRSNEKYAALLTKDIHFSYSILGEHPRYHVYLFLSLINNLVTNAVEAIEKEGAIIIDVCREEDRILLYVRDSGPGVKKRHERLIFKAGFTSKYAKDGTPSTGLGLVYVKQMTEQLGGSIQFINLSPSPGVQFTIDLPISTLMGDKD; this is encoded by the coding sequence ATGAAAGTTGATACGGTAGTAAAAAAAGATGTTTTACTCATTCTGGTGATGATAGTCGTTGTGCCGCTAGCAGGAGAGCTTAAATATTATCCTTTTCATGATACGTATAGAGTTAGCTTTGCTGTGCCCATTTTTTTCTTTTCACTGCTGCTTTTAAGAAAGGTATCTCCTGTAATACCAGGTATTTTAGTTGCTAGTGCTATAGTGGGCTTTCGAATGTACCTTGACTGGTATAACTACGAATCATTTGATTTTCTGCATTCTTTGCAGATCCGGTGCTCAGCAGGGATTTATTATCTTGTTTATGCAATTGCTTTTTCTTGGTTTAAGATTAACGATTTTCATTCAAAGCCGTGGATTATTGGCATATGGAGCATCATCATCGAAACGGTTTCAGGCGGAATGGAATTGTTTTTTATGTATGTAATGGTTCATCATCATATTGTGTTCCCGGAGTTCATGCAAATTTTTATTGTAGGCGTCTTTCGAAGTTTCTTTGTTCTATGCCTGTTTAGTATGATCAAACTTTACGAAGGGCAGCTTAGAGAACGACAAATCTCTCAAAAAAATGATCAGCTGCTTGTTGTGCTTTCAAATTTATATGAGGAATCCATCCATTTAAAAAAAACGCTGCAGGACGCTGAGCGGATTACGAAAAAGTCGTATGATTTATATGAAGAACTACACGAAGCGGATATCCACCAGCTTACTTCGCTGCACGATTTTAGCCAAAAAGCATTACAAATTGCAGGAGAAGTACATGATATTAAAAAAGACAACCAGCGGATATCAGCAGGACTGTCCAAGGTCATTACAAAAGAAGAATTTTCTGAGTATATGGAAATCGAAAGTCTGCTTCAAATCGTCATGCGCAGCAATGAAAAATATGCGGCGCTGTTAACAAAAGATATTCATTTTTCATATTCGATTCTAGGAGAGCATCCTCGCTATCACGTGTACTTGTTTTTATCATTAATTAATAACCTAGTAACGAATGCGGTCGAAGCGATTGAAAAAGAAGGCGCGATTATTATCGACGTATGTCGAGAAGAAGACCGTATTTTATTGTATGTAAGAGACAGCGGTCCCGGAGTGAAAAAAAGGCATGAACGTCTCATTTTTAAAGCGGGATTTACATCTAAATATGCAAAGGACGGGACGCCTTCTACGGGTCTTGGGCTTGTCTACGTTAAGCAAATGACCGAGCAGCTGGGCGGAAGTATTCAATTTATTAATCTGTCTCCAAGCCCCGGTGTTCAATTTACTATAGATTTACCTATTTCTACGTTAATGGGGGATAAGGACTAA
- a CDS encoding response regulator → MRFYIIDDDEVFRSMLAEIIEDNDLGEVIGEAEDGIVLNDQFSLLQQIDILFIDLLMPIQDGIETVRKIKDIFKGKIIMMSQVETKDLIGKAYSLGIEYYITKPLNRMEVLMVIQKVIERIHVQQSMEKIQESLNTVLNVGNQQKTPSFGKKESDPAEACRFLLRELGILGESGSKDLIEIINYLHQTEKSTMYEQHFPSLKEIFEKITVRKLGSSFSEDVLQKEMKAAEQRVRRAIYQSLNHLTSLGMVDFFNPKFENYASKFFDFSMVHQRMRDIEKGTGKSSTPSRINVKKFIQMLYYEVKQTL, encoded by the coding sequence ATGCGATTTTATATCATAGATGATGACGAAGTCTTTCGTTCAATGTTAGCCGAAATTATTGAAGATAATGATCTAGGGGAGGTTATAGGAGAAGCAGAAGACGGGATTGTGTTAAATGATCAATTTTCTTTATTGCAGCAGATCGATATTTTATTTATTGATTTATTAATGCCGATTCAAGACGGAATCGAAACCGTGCGCAAAATAAAGGATATTTTTAAAGGGAAAATTATTATGATGTCACAAGTAGAAACGAAAGATTTGATTGGAAAAGCCTACTCGCTTGGCATTGAATACTATATCACGAAGCCGCTTAATCGTATGGAAGTGCTCATGGTGATTCAAAAAGTAATTGAACGAATTCATGTTCAACAATCAATGGAGAAGATTCAAGAATCGTTAAATACCGTACTTAATGTAGGAAATCAGCAAAAAACGCCTTCTTTTGGTAAAAAAGAAAGCGATCCGGCAGAAGCCTGCAGGTTTCTTTTAAGAGAACTTGGGATTTTAGGAGAAAGCGGAAGTAAAGATTTGATTGAAATCATCAATTACTTGCATCAAACGGAAAAAAGCACGATGTATGAACAGCATTTTCCTTCTCTCAAAGAAATCTTTGAGAAAATTACCGTGAGAAAGCTTGGTTCATCTTTTTCAGAAGACGTGCTGCAAAAAGAAATGAAAGCAGCCGAACAGCGAGTAAGAAGAGCCATTTATCAGTCTTTAAATCATTTGACCTCTCTTGGCATGGTTGACTTCTTTAATCCTAAATTTGAAAATTACGCTTCTAAGTTTTTCGATTTTTCAATGGTGCATCAGCGCATGAGAGATATAGAAAAAGGCACGGGAAAAAGCAGCACTCCGAGTCGCATAAACGTAAAAAAATTTATTCAAATGCTCTATTATGAAGTCAAACAAACGCTGTAG
- a CDS encoding cation:dicarboxylate symporter family transporter encodes MFKKLGLAGQILIGLIAGIIVGAIFYGNPKAVEVLQPIGDVFIHLIKMIVVPIVISSIIVGVAGVGDIKKLGKLGGKTILYFEIITTVAIVVGLLAANLLHPGTGVDRSGLEKSDISSYTSTAEATEQKGFVETFVHIVPTNVFESIAAGDMLPIIFFSVLFGLGIASIGEKGKPVLRFFEGTAEAMFWVTNLVMKFAPFGVFALIGVTVSKFGLASLIPLSKLVIVAYGTMIFFVLVVLGLVAKWAGVNIFHLLKVLKDELLLAFSTASSETVLPRIIAKMEKFGCPKAITSFVIPTGYSFNLDGSTLYQALAAIFIAQMYGIDMSITQQISLILILMVTSKGIAGVPGVSFVVLLATLGSVGLPVEGLAFIAGIDRLLDMGRTAVNVIGNSLGAIVISKWEGQFNDKDKEAYINEVTKKVS; translated from the coding sequence ATGTTCAAAAAGCTTGGATTAGCAGGACAAATTCTAATTGGTTTGATTGCAGGTATTATTGTAGGGGCTATTTTTTACGGAAATCCTAAAGCAGTTGAGGTGCTCCAGCCAATTGGAGACGTATTCATTCATTTAATTAAAATGATCGTGGTGCCGATTGTTATATCTAGTATCATTGTGGGCGTTGCGGGTGTTGGTGATATTAAGAAGCTTGGTAAATTAGGCGGAAAAACAATTCTTTACTTTGAAATCATTACAACGGTTGCCATTGTTGTAGGCTTATTAGCAGCTAACTTGCTTCACCCTGGTACTGGTGTGGACCGCAGCGGTCTTGAAAAATCAGATATCAGCAGCTACACATCAACGGCAGAAGCTACAGAGCAAAAAGGATTTGTAGAAACATTTGTTCACATCGTTCCAACGAATGTATTTGAGTCAATTGCTGCAGGCGACATGCTGCCAATTATTTTCTTCTCGGTCCTATTTGGACTTGGAATTGCATCAATCGGTGAAAAAGGCAAGCCGGTTTTAAGATTCTTTGAAGGCACGGCAGAAGCGATGTTTTGGGTAACGAATTTAGTTATGAAGTTTGCACCGTTTGGCGTATTTGCTTTAATCGGTGTAACCGTATCAAAATTTGGATTAGCGTCTCTGATTCCGCTTAGTAAGCTTGTAATTGTTGCTTACGGCACAATGATTTTCTTTGTATTAGTTGTACTAGGACTTGTAGCTAAATGGGCAGGCGTTAACATCTTCCACTTATTAAAAGTGCTAAAAGATGAATTGCTGCTAGCATTTTCAACTGCAAGTTCAGAAACAGTATTGCCGCGTATTATTGCGAAAATGGAAAAGTTCGGATGTCCTAAAGCAATTACATCTTTTGTTATTCCGACGGGATATTCATTTAACTTAGACGGATCTACTCTTTATCAAGCGCTTGCTGCGATTTTTATCGCGCAAATGTACGGTATTGATATGAGCATCACACAGCAAATTTCACTGATATTAATTTTAATGGTTACATCTAAAGGAATTGCAGGAGTTCCGGGCGTGTCGTTTGTTGTACTGCTTGCAACGCTTGGATCTGTAGGACTTCCGGTAGAAGGGCTTGCTTTTATCGCTGGAATCGACCGTTTGTTAGATATGGGACGTACAGCGGTAAACGTAATTGGAAACTCACTTGGTGCAATCGTCATTTCGAAGTGGGAAGGTCAATTTAACGATAAAGACAAGGAAGCTTATATTAACGAAGTAACAAAAAAAGTATCGTAA
- a CDS encoding YfhD family protein has translation MGRANNHKSSHNNKGSLPQTPKELKIAPDQANEEFSRELAQHHDAKAKQDLILKQQKEK, from the coding sequence ATGGGAAGAGCAAATAATCACAAATCATCACATAACAACAAAGGGTCACTGCCTCAAACACCAAAAGAGTTAAAAATTGCTCCGGATCAAGCAAATGAAGAATTTTCACGTGAGTTAGCGCAGCATCATGATGCTAAAGCGAAACAGGACTTAATTTTGAAACAGCAAAAGGAAAAGTAA
- a CDS encoding C40 family peptidase, with protein MKKAIIGSITAAAVLFSGASPFIAPAQTVEAASYSYKDTAIATGKKLIGVPYKWGGTTTKGFDCSGFIQYIFKKAGKTLPRTTEQMYRVGTSVSKAKLQKGDLVFFQTYKKGPSHVGVYLGNNQFLQASTSKGVTITSLSNSYWKARYIGAKRI; from the coding sequence ATGAAAAAAGCCATCATTGGGTCTATAACGGCAGCGGCAGTCTTATTTAGCGGAGCCAGTCCGTTTATTGCACCTGCTCAAACAGTAGAAGCAGCGTCATATTCATACAAAGACACGGCTATTGCTACTGGTAAAAAATTAATTGGTGTTCCTTATAAATGGGGAGGCACAACAACAAAAGGTTTTGACTGCTCTGGATTTATTCAATACATTTTCAAAAAGGCTGGAAAAACACTTCCGCGCACAACGGAACAAATGTATCGAGTAGGGACAAGCGTTTCAAAAGCAAAGCTTCAAAAAGGAGATTTAGTTTTCTTTCAAACGTATAAAAAAGGTCCTTCACATGTAGGCGTGTACTTAGGAAATAATCAGTTTCTTCAAGCTTCTACGTCTAAAGGCGTGACGATTACATCTCTTAGCAACAGCTACTGGAAAGCACGTTATATTGGTGCAAAACGGATTTAA